The following are from one region of the Clostridiales bacterium genome:
- a CDS encoding FprA family A-type flavoprotein, whose translation MKELTMDILHIGVDDHDLDLFEGQYEVPNGMAYNSYMILDEKNAVIDSVDQRVSSNWLKQINKNVDYLIISHMEPDHSGSVKEFMERFPKTTIVASSKAFVMMKQFYGEEYEDRRIIVKEGDTLLLGKHTLRFIMAPMVHWPEVMVTYDESAKVLFSADAFGKFGASDAKEEWACEARRYYVGIVGKFGMQVQNLLKKVGALDIECICPLHGPVLKENLEHYINLYDIWSSYRYETEGVMIAYTSVYGNTKRAVEELKNNLVANGCPKVVLTDLARCDMAEAVEDAFRYGKLVLATTTYNNEIFPFMREFINNLVERNYQDRTLAFIENGSWAPTAAKIMRNMFEKSKNIKYIGQDITIKSAITPDNLKELQELASVLCKN comes from the coding sequence ATGAAAGAATTAACAATGGATATATTACACATAGGTGTTGATGATCATGACTTAGATTTGTTCGAGGGACAGTATGAAGTGCCAAATGGTATGGCATATAATTCATATATGATACTAGATGAAAAAAATGCTGTGATAGATTCAGTTGATCAAAGGGTGTCATCAAACTGGTTAAAACAGATAAACAAGAATGTAGATTATCTTATAATATCTCATATGGAGCCAGATCATTCGGGTAGCGTAAAAGAATTTATGGAAAGATTTCCTAAAACTACAATTGTAGCTTCAAGCAAGGCATTTGTTATGATGAAACAATTTTATGGAGAGGAATACGAAGATAGAAGGATAATTGTAAAAGAAGGCGATACATTATTGCTTGGTAAACATACTTTAAGATTTATAATGGCACCTATGGTGCATTGGCCAGAAGTTATGGTTACTTACGATGAGAGTGCTAAAGTCTTGTTTTCGGCAGATGCATTTGGTAAGTTTGGAGCATCAGATGCAAAAGAAGAGTGGGCTTGTGAAGCAAGAAGGTACTACGTTGGCATAGTAGGAAAGTTTGGTATGCAAGTTCAAAATCTTCTTAAAAAAGTTGGGGCACTTGATATAGAGTGTATTTGTCCTCTTCATGGGCCAGTGTTAAAAGAAAATTTGGAGCATTATATAAATTTGTATGATATCTGGTCATCATATAGATATGAAACAGAGGGTGTTATGATAGCCTATACATCAGTATATGGTAATACTAAAAGAGCAGTGGAAGAATTAAAAAATAATCTTGTAGCCAATGGATGCCCAAAGGTTGTTTTGACAGATCTAGCGAGATGTGACATGGCAGAGGCAGTTGAAGACGCATTTAGATATGGTAAATTGGTTTTGGCTACAACAACATATAACAACGAAATATTCCCATTTATGCGTGAATTTATTAATAATTTAGTTGAGAGAAATTATCAAGACAGAACATTGGCTTTTATAGAAAACGGATCATGGGCGCCAACAGCAGCAAAGATTATGAGAAATATGTTCGAAAAATCAAAAAATATAAAATATATAGGACAGGACATTACGATAAAATCAGCGATTACTCCAGACAACTTAAAAGAGTTACAAGAGCTGGCTAGTGTCTTGTGTAAAAATTGA